A region from the Cryptosporangium arvum DSM 44712 genome encodes:
- a CDS encoding DUF2293 domain-containing protein — translation MSKLERRVVEVAEKALAARKVVSAIDVLTGLGWVRAREVDTWRQGRLDALESATAVEQARLVDAVSLLASWAGRAGLEPGDAAYVAASRDRRELRFTLRGDDAVERAFRVHWLSPALTPARRARLAERQQAAPDLLAHAVDEPWACASCGETTAGFQVLEDDDRLCLDCADLGHLVFLPAGDAALSRRAKKESGLSAVVVRLNRRRKRFERRGILVEEAALARAEEQCLADEDVRERRRERDEVRRAAADLSYQAEFAARVAALFPGCPPDRARAIAAHAGERSSGRVGRSAAARLFDEQAVTLAVVASVRHLDTDYDALLMRGVPRREARDRIRTRIDQVLTTWRRPR, via the coding sequence ATGTCGAAGCTGGAGCGGCGGGTCGTCGAGGTGGCGGAGAAGGCGTTGGCGGCGCGGAAGGTCGTGTCGGCGATCGACGTGCTGACCGGGCTGGGGTGGGTGCGGGCCCGCGAGGTCGACACCTGGCGCCAGGGCCGGCTCGACGCGCTGGAGAGCGCCACCGCCGTCGAGCAGGCGAGGCTGGTCGACGCGGTGAGCCTGCTGGCCTCCTGGGCCGGTCGGGCCGGGCTCGAACCGGGGGACGCGGCCTACGTCGCGGCCAGCCGGGACCGGCGCGAGCTCCGCTTCACCCTCCGCGGCGACGACGCGGTCGAGCGCGCGTTCCGCGTGCACTGGCTCTCCCCGGCGCTCACCCCGGCCCGCCGTGCCCGCCTGGCCGAGCGGCAGCAGGCCGCCCCCGACCTGCTCGCGCACGCCGTCGACGAGCCCTGGGCCTGTGCGTCCTGCGGCGAGACCACCGCGGGGTTCCAGGTCCTGGAGGACGACGACCGGCTGTGTCTCGACTGCGCCGACCTCGGGCACCTGGTGTTCCTGCCGGCCGGCGACGCGGCCCTGTCGCGGCGGGCGAAGAAGGAGAGCGGGCTGTCGGCGGTCGTCGTGCGCCTCAACCGGCGGCGCAAGCGCTTCGAGCGCCGGGGGATCCTGGTCGAGGAGGCCGCGCTCGCGCGCGCCGAGGAGCAGTGCCTGGCCGACGAGGACGTGCGCGAACGCCGCCGCGAGCGCGACGAGGTGCGCCGCGCCGCCGCCGACCTCAGCTACCAGGCCGAGTTCGCGGCCCGGGTCGCCGCCCTCTTCCCCGGTTGCCCGCCCGACCGCGCCCGGGCCATCGCCGCCCACGCGGGCGAGCGCAGCAGCGGCCGGGTGGGCCGCTCGGCCGCCGCCCGGCTCTTCGACGAACAGGCCGTCACGCTCGCCGTGGTGGCCTCCGTGCGCCACCTGGACACCGACTACGACGCCCTGCTCATGCGCGGCGTCCCCCGCCGCGAGGCCCGCGACCGGATCCGGACGCGAATCGACCAGGTACTCACCACCTGGCGTCGTCCCCGCTGA
- a CDS encoding acyl-CoA thioesterase yields the protein MRLVDLLDLKDVGDGRYVAAPLDRSSGGRVFGGQLLAQALAAAGRTVPDERPPHSLHGHFLHPGDPDEPLEYAVETLREGRSQTVRQVLGTQGTNEVIALTAAFAGGGSPSGPVLEHQNTPSPFTAFDTVEPLPDTLERTDGRLDDWFARRIRPKPVELRFVDHPARDLVFRGEKPPRVQRILMRIKDRLPDSPVTHACGLTYFSDLFLLSSALYPHQASVSDHAMLVASLDHTIWFHGPVRADEWLLYVLESDWAGQGRGLCQGKLFDAAGRLVATVMQEGLIKPVRKT from the coding sequence ATGCGCCTGGTCGATCTGCTGGACCTCAAGGACGTCGGCGACGGCCGCTATGTCGCCGCCCCGCTCGACCGCTCCTCGGGTGGGCGGGTGTTCGGCGGGCAACTGCTCGCCCAGGCTCTCGCCGCGGCCGGGCGGACGGTTCCCGACGAACGTCCGCCGCACAGTCTGCACGGGCACTTCCTGCACCCGGGAGACCCCGACGAACCCCTCGAGTACGCGGTCGAGACCCTCCGGGAAGGACGGTCGCAGACCGTCCGCCAGGTGCTCGGCACGCAGGGCACGAACGAGGTCATCGCGCTGACCGCGGCATTCGCCGGGGGTGGTTCACCCTCCGGTCCGGTGCTCGAGCACCAGAACACCCCGTCGCCGTTCACCGCGTTCGACACCGTCGAACCCCTCCCGGACACCCTGGAACGCACCGACGGGCGGCTCGACGACTGGTTCGCCCGCCGGATCCGGCCGAAGCCGGTCGAGCTGCGCTTCGTCGACCACCCGGCCCGCGACCTGGTGTTCCGTGGCGAGAAACCACCCCGCGTGCAGCGGATCCTGATGCGGATCAAGGACCGGCTGCCCGACAGCCCGGTGACGCACGCCTGCGGGCTCACCTACTTCTCGGACCTGTTCCTGCTCTCCAGTGCCCTCTACCCGCACCAGGCCTCGGTCAGCGACCACGCCATGCTGGTCGCCAGCCTCGACCACACGATCTGGTTCCACGGGCCGGTCCGCGCCGACGAGTGGCTGCTCTACGTGCTGGAGTCCGACTGGGCCGGCCAGGGCCGAGGGCTCTGCCAGGGCAAACTGTTCGACGCCGCCGGGCGCCTCGTGGCCACCGTGATGCAGGAGGGCCTGATCAAGCCCGTCCGGAAGACCTGA
- a CDS encoding cation:proton antiporter yields MESADLAYAVIGVGALLAGVLPRLLEGRPFSLPIAFLGLGMLVFGLPLGLPSPDPREHESITTHLTEVGVIVALIGAGLKLDRPLGLRRWSMTWRLLLIAMPVTIALTALLGWWWAGLVPASALLLGAALAPTDPVLAADVQVGEPTDEEDSEDEVRFGLTSEAGLNDGLAFPFVYGAIALAGTGFTAATFGEWLAVDVLWRIVVGAVIGLAAGWLLGKLFFRSPSETLRLADHAEGFLALAITFLAYGVAELAHGYGFLAVFVCAVSIRASERNNGYHQVLHDFAEQIERLLTVLLLLLFGGAIIDGLLTSLTWPAALAGLALVFVLRPAAAWLSLRGSTAGPRERAVIAFFGIRGIGSLYYLAYAAGHATFPDADLLWATVGFVVLVSVVVHGIAATPVMQYLDRVREESPSATPNRPQNVQN; encoded by the coding sequence ATGGAATCCGCAGATCTGGCCTACGCCGTCATCGGCGTGGGCGCGTTACTCGCCGGCGTGCTCCCGCGCCTGCTCGAGGGACGCCCGTTCTCCCTTCCCATCGCGTTCCTCGGCCTCGGCATGCTGGTCTTCGGGCTGCCGCTGGGCCTGCCCTCGCCCGACCCCCGGGAACACGAGTCGATCACGACCCACCTGACCGAGGTAGGCGTCATCGTGGCGCTGATCGGCGCCGGGCTGAAGCTCGACCGGCCGCTGGGGCTGCGGCGCTGGTCGATGACGTGGCGGCTGCTGCTGATCGCGATGCCGGTGACGATCGCGCTGACCGCGCTGCTGGGCTGGTGGTGGGCCGGGCTGGTGCCGGCGTCGGCGCTGCTGCTCGGCGCCGCGCTCGCGCCGACCGACCCGGTACTCGCCGCCGACGTGCAGGTCGGCGAACCGACCGACGAGGAGGACTCCGAGGACGAGGTGCGGTTCGGGCTCACCTCGGAGGCCGGGCTCAACGACGGGCTGGCGTTCCCGTTCGTGTACGGCGCGATCGCGCTGGCCGGGACCGGCTTCACGGCGGCGACGTTCGGCGAGTGGCTCGCGGTCGACGTGCTCTGGCGGATCGTGGTCGGCGCGGTCATCGGCCTGGCCGCCGGGTGGCTGCTCGGCAAGCTGTTCTTCCGGTCCCCGTCGGAGACGTTGCGCCTGGCCGACCACGCCGAGGGATTCCTGGCCCTGGCGATCACGTTCCTGGCCTACGGCGTCGCGGAGCTCGCGCACGGCTACGGGTTCCTCGCGGTGTTCGTCTGCGCGGTCTCGATCCGCGCCTCCGAGCGCAACAACGGTTACCACCAGGTGCTGCACGACTTCGCCGAGCAGATCGAGCGGCTGCTCACCGTCCTGCTGCTCCTGCTGTTCGGGGGCGCGATCATCGACGGCCTGCTGACGTCGCTGACCTGGCCGGCCGCGCTGGCCGGTCTCGCGCTGGTGTTCGTGCTGCGGCCGGCCGCGGCCTGGCTGTCGCTGCGCGGCTCCACCGCGGGGCCGCGGGAGCGGGCGGTCATCGCGTTCTTCGGCATCCGCGGCATCGGCTCGCTGTACTACCTGGCCTACGCGGCCGGGCACGCGACGTTCCCGGACGCGGATCTGCTGTGGGCGACGGTCGGCTTCGTGGTCCTGGTGTCGGTCGTGGTGCACGGCATCGCCGCGACCCCCGTCATGCAGTACCTGGACCGGGTACGGGAGGAATCACCGTCAGCGACCCCGAATCGTCCGCAAAACGTCCAAAACTAA
- a CDS encoding DUF3455 domain-containing protein, with protein sequence MGSIGGKRRVRAALACAGLAALAVTAAPAAANAATSLPDAGGVKPGHGHPHFTLPEGAPKPTVPARIQSAYKVVKGTQTYTCAADGTWGTASTPEAQLVQYDGRGRIHHYAGPRWTARDGSTILGKNDTTAAVPQPGTIAWLRLDVVAHENTKPGELDKVTWISRVNTTGGAVPTGACTAGETKAVPYGADYVFWVPKK encoded by the coding sequence ATGGGAAGCATCGGGGGTAAGCGTCGCGTCCGCGCCGCACTCGCGTGCGCCGGGCTCGCGGCGCTGGCCGTGACCGCCGCACCGGCGGCCGCGAACGCGGCCACGTCCTTACCGGACGCGGGCGGAGTCAAGCCGGGACACGGCCACCCGCACTTCACGCTGCCCGAGGGCGCGCCGAAGCCGACGGTGCCGGCCCGGATCCAGTCCGCCTACAAGGTCGTCAAGGGCACCCAGACCTATACCTGCGCCGCCGACGGGACGTGGGGCACCGCGTCCACGCCGGAGGCGCAGCTGGTGCAGTACGACGGCCGGGGCCGGATCCACCACTACGCCGGTCCGCGCTGGACCGCGCGCGACGGGTCCACGATCCTCGGCAAGAACGACACCACGGCCGCGGTTCCGCAGCCCGGCACGATCGCCTGGCTGCGGCTGGACGTCGTCGCGCACGAGAACACCAAGCCGGGCGAGCTCGACAAGGTGACGTGGATCAGCCGGGTCAACACGACCGGTGGCGCGGTGCCGACCGGTGCCTGCACCGCGGGCGAGACGAAGGCGGTGCCCTACGGCGCCGACTACGTCTTCTGGGTGCCGAAGAAGTAA
- a CDS encoding PucR family transcriptional regulator encodes MNPRVRELLRRGAEIAVQPPGEWIDEMDAAALSGERMRVIADDPVLAERTRRNNLANVLHWATANIQRPGERVPPNVSAEALEGARDLVRRGLDERALDSFRTAQNVAWRHWMDICFRLTDDPVELRELLDVSSRSIATFLDDTLAGITERVQSERDELTRGAHAERRATVTLLLEGAPIGRSRAEAQLGYSLSGPHLAAIVWSGLGTPTSELEDAAEAVRRACGVSRRLTVLASAASLWLWLPAADAPPAEALRRELGDDVRVAVGRPARDVEGFRRSHLDALTAQRMLARLTSPRRIARFEDVQLVAALTTDPATADEFVADTLGALASADADLRETVLTYLKEQCHAARAAERMFTHRNTVLRRLARADTMLPRPLAENTIAVAAALEILHWRGGAA; translated from the coding sequence GTGAACCCGCGGGTCCGGGAACTCCTCCGGCGCGGCGCGGAGATCGCGGTGCAGCCGCCGGGGGAGTGGATCGACGAGATGGACGCCGCGGCGCTCTCCGGTGAGCGGATGCGCGTCATCGCCGACGACCCGGTGCTGGCCGAGCGCACCCGGCGCAACAACCTCGCGAACGTGCTGCACTGGGCCACCGCGAACATTCAGCGGCCCGGCGAGCGGGTGCCGCCCAACGTCAGCGCCGAAGCCCTCGAGGGCGCCCGTGACCTGGTCCGGCGGGGCCTCGACGAGCGGGCGCTCGACTCGTTCCGCACCGCGCAGAACGTCGCCTGGCGGCACTGGATGGACATCTGCTTCCGGCTGACCGACGACCCGGTGGAGCTGCGCGAGCTGCTCGACGTCTCGTCCCGCTCGATCGCGACGTTCCTCGACGACACGCTGGCCGGCATCACCGAGCGGGTGCAGTCCGAACGCGACGAGCTGACCCGGGGCGCGCACGCCGAGCGCCGGGCGACCGTGACGCTGCTGCTCGAGGGCGCCCCGATCGGCCGGTCGCGGGCCGAGGCGCAGCTGGGGTACTCGCTGTCGGGGCCGCATCTGGCGGCGATCGTCTGGAGCGGCCTCGGGACGCCGACGAGCGAGCTCGAGGACGCGGCCGAGGCGGTGCGCCGCGCGTGCGGGGTGTCGCGGCGGCTGACCGTGCTGGCCAGCGCGGCGAGCCTGTGGCTCTGGCTGCCGGCGGCCGACGCGCCCCCGGCGGAGGCGTTGCGCCGGGAGCTCGGTGACGACGTGCGGGTCGCGGTGGGACGCCCCGCGCGTGACGTCGAAGGGTTCCGGCGCAGTCACCTGGACGCGCTGACCGCGCAACGCATGCTGGCCCGGCTGACGTCGCCGCGGCGGATCGCCCGGTTCGAGGACGTCCAGCTGGTCGCGGCGCTCACGACCGACCCGGCGACCGCGGACGAGTTCGTCGCCGACACGCTCGGTGCGCTCGCCTCCGCCGACGCTGATCTGCGCGAGACCGTGCTCACCTACCTGAAAGAACAGTGCCACGCCGCCCGGGCGGCCGAGCGGATGTTCACTCACCGCAACACCGTGCTGCGCCGGTTGGCGAGGGCGGACACGATGCTGCCCCGCCCGCTGGCGGAGAACACGATCGCGGTGGCGGCCGCGCTCGAGATCCTCCACTGGCGGGGCGGGGCAGCGTGA
- a CDS encoding SDR family NAD(P)-dependent oxidoreductase, translating into MRDTVAVVTGAGSGIGRALAVALAGRGARLAISDIDPVGLAETAERTNAHAELLDVSDRAAVAAYARSVAGHFGTVHQLYNNAGIADGAPSILDGDYGSFERVLGVNLWGVIHGTTEFLPHLIASGAGHVVTISSLNGYLAQAGLAAYCTSKFAVRGFTETLRSEMLRDGHPVDVTVVHPGGVKTNIALAALAAARARGETVTREQEARTRTYTDKLLRMDPAKAATIILDGVAAKRPRILVGNDAKAIDALVRLAPGTYPRLANWWGRRMFPQT; encoded by the coding sequence TGGCGGTCGCACTGGCCGGGCGCGGGGCCCGGCTGGCGATCAGCGACATCGACCCCGTCGGGCTCGCCGAGACCGCGGAACGGACGAACGCCCACGCCGAGCTCCTCGACGTCAGCGACCGGGCCGCCGTCGCCGCGTACGCGCGGAGCGTCGCCGGGCACTTCGGAACCGTGCACCAGCTCTACAACAACGCGGGCATCGCCGACGGCGCACCGAGCATCCTGGACGGCGACTACGGCTCGTTCGAGCGGGTGCTCGGCGTCAACCTGTGGGGCGTCATCCACGGCACCACGGAGTTCCTCCCGCACCTGATCGCGTCCGGCGCGGGGCACGTCGTCACGATCAGCAGTCTGAACGGGTACCTGGCACAGGCCGGGCTCGCCGCGTACTGCACGTCGAAGTTCGCGGTCCGCGGGTTCACCGAGACGCTGCGCTCGGAGATGCTGCGCGACGGACATCCGGTGGACGTGACGGTCGTGCACCCCGGTGGCGTCAAGACGAACATCGCGCTGGCCGCGCTCGCGGCCGCCCGGGCGCGGGGCGAGACGGTCACGCGCGAGCAGGAGGCGCGCACCCGCACCTACACCGACAAGCTGCTGCGCATGGACCCGGCGAAGGCGGCGACGATCATCCTCGACGGGGTCGCGGCCAAGCGTCCCCGGATCCTGGTCGGCAACGACGCCAAGGCCATCGACGCGCTGGTCCGGCTCGCGCCCGGCACCTACCCCCGGCTGGCGAACTGGTGGGGCAGACGGATGTTCCCGCAGACGTGA